A window of the Desulforapulum autotrophicum HRM2 genome harbors these coding sequences:
- a CDS encoding cob(I)yrinic acid a,c-diamide adenosyltransferase: protein MKGYVQVYTGNGKGKTTASLGLSVRAAGAGLKVFIVQFLKQGDYSEIKALERFSELITVEQYGLGRFVKGKPSPEDIEAGKKGYERVVEVLTQGQYDVVVVEEGNVAVMCGLFSENDILKLMDLKPDHVELVITGRGATPRVMDRADLVTEMREIKHYYKNGVKARTGIEK, encoded by the coding sequence ATGAAGGGATATGTTCAGGTTTATACGGGCAACGGAAAAGGAAAAACCACAGCATCACTGGGGCTGAGCGTCAGGGCCGCAGGCGCAGGACTCAAGGTTTTTATCGTTCAGTTTCTCAAACAGGGCGACTATTCTGAAATCAAGGCCCTGGAACGATTTTCAGAGCTGATCACCGTCGAACAATACGGCCTTGGCCGTTTTGTCAAAGGCAAACCCTCACCCGAGGACATCGAAGCGGGCAAAAAGGGCTATGAGCGTGTGGTCGAGGTTCTGACCCAGGGCCAGTACGATGTGGTGGTGGTGGAAGAGGGTAATGTTGCTGTGATGTGCGGATTGTTTTCCGAAAACGATATTTTAAAGCTCATGGATCTCAAACCCGACCACGTGGAACTTGTGATCACGGGCCGGGGGGCCACCCCCAGGGTGATGGATCGAGCAGACCTGGTAACCGAAATGCGGGAGATCAAGCACTATTATAAGAACGGGGTCAAGGCAAGGACCGGGATCGAAAAATGA
- the cobJ gene encoding precorrin-3B C(17)-methyltransferase, producing the protein MAGRAIDLLEQADAVAGYTTYMDLIQPLIKDKKTIATGMTKEVDRVEQAIAEALTGKTCALISGGDAGIYAMAGLVFEMCQKKGIHLVRHGTPHHGDHRENILEIEVVPGIPALAAGASLVGAPLTHDFCAISLSDLLTPWETIEQRITAAASADFVIAIYNPKSKKRDWQLNRARDLILEHRNENTPVGVVTAAMRDGQKVSVVPLKDLDQAEVGMQTVLFVGNKASVEYLDFMYTPRGYSGKYKL; encoded by the coding sequence ATGGCAGGCAGGGCCATTGACCTGTTGGAACAGGCAGATGCCGTTGCGGGCTATACCACATATATGGACCTGATCCAACCGCTGATCAAGGACAAGAAGACCATTGCAACGGGCATGACCAAGGAGGTAGACAGGGTCGAACAGGCCATTGCCGAGGCCCTTACCGGTAAAACCTGTGCCCTGATATCCGGGGGAGATGCCGGCATCTATGCCATGGCAGGCCTGGTGTTTGAAATGTGTCAGAAAAAGGGGATTCACCTGGTCCGCCACGGAACCCCACACCATGGAGATCATAGGGAAAACATCCTCGAAATCGAGGTGGTCCCGGGAATTCCGGCCCTTGCAGCCGGGGCATCCCTGGTGGGAGCACCCCTGACCCACGATTTCTGCGCCATCAGCCTGAGCGATCTTCTCACCCCCTGGGAGACCATTGAGCAACGGATAACAGCAGCGGCTTCGGCGGATTTTGTCATTGCCATCTACAACCCCAAGAGCAAAAAAAGAGACTGGCAGCTCAACCGGGCAAGGGACCTGATCCTCGAGCACAGGAATGAAAACACCCCGGTGGGAGTTGTGACTGCGGCCATGCGCGACGGCCAGAAGGTTTCAGTAGTTCCCCTCAAGGATCTGGACCAGGCCGAAGTGGGGATGCAGACTGTCCTCTTTGTAGGTAACAAGGCGTCGGTTGAATACCTTGACTTCATGTATACTCCCAGGGGATACTCGGGTAAGTACAAACTCTAA
- a CDS encoding cobalt-precorrin 5A hydrolase yields the protein MTREEKKMQTRNQGRVAVWAITPNGIKLGGRLARAFAANHPLDSRANPPGPYTRRTQEDSQGVDLFVTTKLASLPGCPEGAMGFQTLTQTVQEQFHGYDSHIFIFSTGIAVRVIAPLLRSKCHDPAVVVVDDRGINAISLVSGHLGGANDLARTVAAMIHARPIITTATDVNQLPAIDLVAKAGNLAIENPEAIKTINMAFLQGEPVEVHDPYGLVMPHIPHGLAILTTGIPEKDRPSVVCTDTTENVPRETLVLRPQILALGIGCNRGTSLDEIQAFLDQMLRLKGLSRSSIFTIGTTEVKQDEQGILSLAHTLGRDIKFYDKPTLNSVTTIENPSKMVEKHLGVKSVCEAAAILASNNGNLIVPKMKQGNVTLAVARKQIDCLSSGPAPGM from the coding sequence ATGACCCGGGAGGAAAAAAAGATGCAGACCCGCAATCAAGGCAGGGTTGCCGTATGGGCCATCACCCCCAACGGCATAAAACTCGGCGGTCGCCTTGCACGGGCCTTTGCAGCAAATCACCCCCTTGATTCCCGGGCTAACCCTCCTGGGCCATATACCAGAAGAACTCAGGAAGACAGCCAGGGGGTCGATCTTTTTGTCACCACAAAACTTGCGTCACTTCCCGGTTGTCCAGAGGGTGCCATGGGATTTCAAACCCTTACCCAGACCGTTCAGGAGCAGTTTCATGGGTATGATTCCCATATTTTTATTTTTTCAACAGGCATTGCAGTTCGAGTCATAGCCCCGCTGTTAAGATCAAAGTGTCATGACCCTGCCGTTGTGGTGGTGGATGACAGGGGAATCAACGCCATCAGCCTTGTTTCCGGTCATCTGGGGGGGGCCAATGACCTTGCCCGTACCGTTGCAGCCATGATCCATGCAAGACCAATCATCACCACGGCCACGGATGTCAACCAACTTCCAGCCATTGATCTTGTGGCAAAGGCGGGAAACCTTGCCATTGAAAACCCAGAAGCCATCAAGACCATCAATATGGCATTTCTTCAGGGAGAACCCGTTGAGGTCCACGACCCCTATGGTTTGGTAATGCCCCACATCCCCCATGGACTGGCCATTTTAACCACCGGGATCCCGGAAAAAGACAGGCCCTCGGTGGTGTGCACGGACACGACGGAAAACGTTCCACGTGAAACCCTTGTACTTCGACCACAGATCCTGGCCCTGGGCATCGGGTGTAACAGGGGCACATCCCTGGACGAGATCCAGGCATTTCTGGATCAAATGTTACGGCTAAAAGGACTATCCCGGTCATCGATCTTTACCATTGGAACCACCGAGGTAAAGCAGGACGAACAGGGAATCCTATCCCTTGCACACACTCTTGGCCGGGATATTAAATTTTATGACAAACCGACTCTTAACTCGGTAACCACGATTGAAAATCCATCAAAAATGGTGGAAAAACATTTGGGAGTAAAAAGCGTATGCGAAGCAGCAGCGATTCTGGCGTCAAACAACGGGAACCTCATTGTGCCAAAAATGAAACAGGGAAATGTGACCCTTGCCGTGGCACGAAAACAAATCGACTGTTTGTCATCGGGACCGGCCCCGGGGATGTAA
- the cobM gene encoding precorrin-4 C(11)-methyltransferase, translated as MTTETNPVIFAGAGPGDPDLITVKGQTALAGADLIIYAGSLVPEALLKWKRADAQAVNSAAMDLGDIINMIQQAHGQGQKIVRLHTGDPSLYGAIFEQMRELDRCYIPYEVIPGVTAAFAAAAAMGMEYTLPEVTQTLILTRISGRTPVPDQEDLDLLAAHHSSMAIYLSIVHVKRVQEILSRHYGEDGVCAIAYKIGHPQERIIYTTLAHLSHTVETQNIKSQALILVGDAVAVARDKGEVIASKLYDAGFTHGFREKK; from the coding sequence ATGACCACGGAAACCAACCCCGTCATTTTTGCAGGTGCAGGCCCGGGAGATCCGGACCTCATCACAGTCAAGGGCCAGACGGCCCTTGCTGGAGCAGACCTCATCATCTATGCAGGCTCCCTTGTACCCGAGGCCCTGCTCAAGTGGAAACGGGCCGATGCACAGGCCGTCAACAGCGCGGCCATGGACCTTGGCGACATCATTAACATGATACAGCAGGCCCATGGGCAAGGCCAGAAAATTGTTCGACTCCACACCGGAGACCCCTCCCTCTATGGTGCTATTTTCGAACAGATGAGGGAACTGGATCGCTGTTATATCCCCTATGAGGTGATCCCCGGGGTCACCGCAGCCTTTGCCGCCGCCGCTGCCATGGGCATGGAATACACCCTGCCCGAGGTGACTCAAACCCTTATATTAACCCGGATTTCAGGAAGGACCCCGGTGCCTGACCAGGAGGATCTTGATCTTCTGGCGGCCCACCACAGCTCCATGGCCATCTATCTTTCCATTGTCCACGTGAAACGGGTCCAGGAAATCCTCAGTCGGCACTATGGAGAGGACGGTGTGTGTGCCATCGCCTATAAGATCGGTCACCCCCAGGAACGAATTATCTATACCACATTGGCACACCTCAGTCATACCGTTGAGACCCAGAACATCAAAAGCCAGGCCCTGATCCTTGTTGGAGATGCCGTGGCCGTGGCAAGGGACAAAGGAGAGGTCATCGCCTCAAAGCTCTATGATGCCGGGTTCACCCACGGTTTTCGGGAAAAAAAATGA
- a CDS encoding bifunctional cobalt-precorrin-7 (C(5))-methyltransferase/cobalt-precorrin-6B (C(15))-methyltransferase, translating into MMGVEIIGMGLSEHDLTSYHRQIIEKADLLVGGRRHLEIFHSLNKASLTITGKIDNVVTAIKQRMADERIVVLASGDPLFFGIGSTLVQALGQASVTIYPNISSLGAAFSAIKEPWHDALLISLHGREPRDLMAMFTTCNKIGILTDHTRTPGWIADRLIENNLTGFRLCVLERLGSTDQTISWHEDMAAVANIEFAMPNVVILKGKKEPCHGRPKQSSCPLLWPGMPDTMFVHERGLITKSEVRSISISKLRLWAKDHVVWDLGAGSGSVGIEAALFVPRGKVVAVEKNASRISDIRANRQQFQANNLSVVQGNTLDVMVDLPDPDRIFIGGGGQDLLKIVEQAGRRLKSKGVMVVNTVLIQHTTPVLDLLRQMGFAAELVQIQVSKSKPMPVGERLAALNPVWIISGEKTKGNHQP; encoded by the coding sequence ATGATGGGTGTTGAAATCATCGGCATGGGGCTGAGCGAACATGACCTGACCTCCTACCACAGACAGATAATTGAAAAGGCTGACCTCCTGGTCGGAGGCCGACGGCACCTGGAAATTTTCCATTCCCTGAACAAGGCAAGCCTGACCATCACAGGGAAAATAGACAATGTGGTGACCGCCATCAAGCAACGTATGGCCGACGAACGCATTGTGGTCCTGGCTTCAGGCGACCCCCTGTTTTTCGGCATCGGGTCAACCCTGGTACAGGCCCTTGGGCAAGCGTCTGTCACCATCTACCCGAACATCTCATCCCTTGGGGCGGCCTTCAGTGCCATCAAGGAACCCTGGCACGATGCCCTTTTGATCAGCCTCCACGGAAGAGAGCCTCGGGACCTGATGGCAATGTTCACAACCTGCAACAAAATCGGGATACTCACGGACCACACAAGAACCCCAGGCTGGATCGCAGACCGTCTCATTGAAAACAACCTTACGGGCTTCAGGTTATGCGTACTGGAACGCCTGGGTTCCACCGACCAGACCATCTCCTGGCACGAGGACATGGCGGCCGTTGCCAACATTGAATTTGCCATGCCCAATGTGGTTATTCTGAAGGGAAAAAAGGAGCCCTGCCATGGGAGGCCAAAACAATCATCGTGTCCGCTCCTCTGGCCTGGAATGCCCGACACCATGTTCGTCCATGAACGGGGACTGATCACCAAATCGGAAGTTCGGAGCATCTCCATTTCGAAGCTGCGCCTTTGGGCAAAGGACCATGTGGTCTGGGATCTGGGTGCCGGATCCGGATCTGTGGGCATTGAGGCTGCTTTGTTTGTTCCCCGGGGAAAGGTGGTGGCCGTGGAAAAAAATGCTTCCAGAATTTCAGACATCCGGGCAAACAGACAACAGTTCCAGGCAAACAACCTGTCCGTGGTCCAGGGAAACACCCTTGACGTCATGGTCGATCTGCCTGACCCGGACCGGATCTTCATCGGCGGTGGCGGCCAGGATCTTTTAAAAATCGTTGAACAGGCAGGGCGAAGGCTTAAATCAAAGGGTGTAATGGTGGTCAACACGGTGCTGATCCAACACACAACACCGGTGCTTGACCTGCTCAGACAGATGGGGTTCGCTGCCGAACTTGTCCAGATACAGGTATCCAAATCAAAGCCCATGCCCGTTGGAGAACGCCTGGCGGCCTTAAACCCGGTATGGATTATTTCAGGAGAAAAAACAAAAGGAAACCATCAACCATGA
- a CDS encoding nucleoside recognition protein yields MKKKKNQKKQLAVSLIITLMLVGGGLSTGRPVDTATLVNRLFFPLFRLMVFITLGLAAGQVIEATGWTRQLSVVARPFFRFSNLGNRCSAAFTAAFVSGVAANAMLLEFFKQKKITKAQLFLTNYINQLPAFFLHLPTTFFIVVPLTGRAGIFYFLLTFSATLLRTLCFLVFGFWYKPLASKTGLIPENNPEERAGERPGAQEVLNGIRTKLPSRIMGIAVYVLPIYTLVFVLNTNGFFEFLNQTVSHTLTLSFMPVESLSVVVLSFAAEFTSGFAAAGALMNAGVLTTKQTVIALLMGNVIAFPLRALRHQIPRYMGIFSPKMGLSLLVSGQFFRITSIIIVGLIYYGVA; encoded by the coding sequence ATGAAAAAAAAGAAGAATCAGAAAAAACAGCTGGCTGTCTCACTGATAATCACGCTTATGCTCGTGGGCGGAGGTCTGTCCACAGGTCGCCCTGTGGACACAGCCACCCTTGTGAACAGACTTTTCTTCCCCCTTTTTCGGCTCATGGTATTCATCACCCTGGGGCTTGCCGCAGGCCAGGTGATCGAGGCAACCGGGTGGACCCGGCAACTCTCTGTTGTTGCCCGGCCCTTTTTCAGATTCTCAAACCTGGGAAACCGTTGCAGCGCAGCCTTTACTGCAGCCTTTGTCTCGGGGGTTGCCGCCAACGCCATGCTGCTCGAATTTTTCAAACAAAAAAAGATCACCAAAGCCCAGCTCTTTCTCACCAACTATATTAACCAGCTGCCGGCCTTTTTTCTCCATCTGCCGACCACCTTTTTTATCGTGGTGCCCCTCACCGGAAGGGCAGGGATTTTTTATTTTCTGCTCACCTTCAGCGCCACCCTGTTAAGAACCCTCTGCTTTCTTGTCTTCGGATTCTGGTACAAACCCCTTGCATCCAAAACCGGATTAATCCCGGAAAACAACCCGGAAGAAAGGGCCGGGGAAAGGCCAGGAGCACAAGAAGTCCTCAATGGGATCAGGACAAAACTTCCCAGTCGCATCATGGGCATTGCCGTGTATGTCCTGCCCATTTACACCCTGGTTTTTGTGCTCAACACCAACGGATTCTTTGAATTTTTGAACCAGACGGTTTCCCACACCCTCACCCTGTCGTTCATGCCGGTGGAATCCCTCTCTGTTGTGGTTCTCAGTTTTGCCGCCGAGTTTACCTCCGGGTTTGCTGCAGCAGGCGCACTAATGAATGCCGGGGTGCTGACCACAAAGCAGACCGTTATCGCCCTTCTCATGGGAAACGTGATCGCCTTTCCCCTTCGGGCACTGCGCCACCAGATACCCCGCTACATGGGTATCTTTTCCCCAAAAATGGGGCTTTCACTGTTGGTGAGCGGCCAGTTTTTCCGGATCACCAGCATCATTATCGTTGGATTGATTTACTATGGGGTGGCATGA
- the cobI gene encoding precorrin-2 C(20)-methyltransferase has translation MSTTGKLFGIGVGPGDPELLTLKAVRTINEADVIFTAASTKNSYSLAVEIARPHITKGTDICSLSFPMIKDKVESKAAWDNNARKIAAVLEQGKKAAFLTLGDPMTYSTYGYVLKSLKAVMPHAVVETIPGITSFHAAAARLNRTLVEAEESLLITSGAYGGEPLRKSMDGVENVVLLKAYKNTADINTALQDAGMMEKAVAVSKCGRDGEKIIHDLTDLEARKPDYWTLILAGK, from the coding sequence ATGAGCACAACCGGTAAACTTTTCGGCATAGGAGTCGGTCCCGGGGACCCAGAACTTTTGACACTCAAGGCCGTACGAACCATTAATGAGGCCGATGTCATTTTTACGGCGGCATCCACCAAAAACAGCTACAGTCTGGCCGTGGAAATCGCCCGGCCCCATATCACAAAGGGGACCGATATCTGTTCCCTCTCCTTTCCCATGATAAAGGACAAGGTCGAGTCCAAAGCCGCCTGGGACAACAACGCCCGCAAGATTGCCGCCGTTCTGGAACAGGGCAAAAAAGCAGCCTTTCTCACCCTGGGAGACCCCATGACCTACTCGACCTACGGATATGTGCTCAAAAGCCTTAAAGCCGTAATGCCCCATGCTGTGGTGGAAACCATTCCGGGAATCACCTCGTTCCATGCGGCTGCGGCAAGGCTCAACCGAACCCTGGTTGAGGCGGAAGAGTCGCTGCTCATCACCTCGGGCGCCTATGGGGGAGAACCCTTGAGAAAGAGCATGGACGGTGTTGAAAACGTGGTGCTGCTCAAGGCATATAAAAACACCGCAGACATCAACACGGCCCTTCAGGATGCAGGCATGATGGAAAAGGCCGTGGCCGTTTCCAAGTGTGGCCGGGACGGGGAAAAAATCATCCATGACCTCACTGACCTTGAGGCAAGGAAACCCGACTACTGGACCCTTATCCTGGCTGGAAAATGA
- a CDS encoding ABC transporter substrate-binding protein, translating to MNKDISRIKTALWLSLFMVLSNLAPVLGAQRVVDQNGRTLIFERPFSRIISLYGAHTENLVFLGLDREIIGVSRSDIHDPRFSTTPWFSAHDGPEKFLGARPDLILIRPMIERGCSRLIQQLERSGITVVSLQPADVEGMYDYWTTLGRLTGRNEQAGAMVADFKHQVAGFRALTKGIAPKKQVYFEAIHSKMKTFTPGSMALFALEVAGGINVAKDARASRGTNIGNYGKEQILAHADKIDVFLAQQGEMNPVSRETIETEPGFAMIKAVKNNAIYLIDEQIVSRPGFRLLQGIKTIGEILYPDIFGALDPRNSDALIQEKRKAF from the coding sequence TTGAATAAAGATATCAGCAGAATAAAAACCGCCCTATGGCTGAGCCTTTTCATGGTCCTCTCAAACCTGGCACCTGTCCTTGGAGCACAACGGGTGGTTGACCAAAACGGCCGGACCCTGATATTTGAGCGACCTTTTTCAAGGATCATCTCACTGTATGGGGCACACACGGAGAATTTAGTTTTTCTGGGCCTTGACCGGGAAATCATCGGGGTCTCTCGCAGCGACATCCACGACCCTCGATTTTCAACCACCCCCTGGTTTTCCGCCCACGATGGTCCTGAAAAATTTCTCGGGGCAAGGCCCGACCTTATTTTGATCCGCCCCATGATCGAAAGAGGCTGTTCCAGGCTCATCCAGCAGCTTGAACGCTCGGGTATCACCGTAGTATCACTCCAGCCCGCTGACGTTGAAGGAATGTATGATTACTGGACCACCCTTGGACGACTCACCGGCAGGAATGAACAGGCAGGGGCAATGGTCGCTGATTTCAAACACCAGGTAGCCGGGTTTCGGGCCCTTACCAAGGGCATAGCACCAAAAAAACAGGTCTACTTTGAAGCCATTCATTCAAAAATGAAAACCTTTACTCCTGGTTCCATGGCCCTTTTTGCCCTGGAGGTTGCAGGCGGAATCAATGTTGCAAAAGATGCCAGGGCGTCCAGGGGAACAAATATCGGCAACTACGGCAAAGAACAAATTCTTGCCCATGCAGACAAAATTGACGTGTTTCTTGCCCAACAGGGAGAGATGAATCCTGTTTCCCGTGAAACCATAGAGACTGAGCCCGGCTTTGCCATGATCAAGGCCGTAAAAAACAACGCAATTTACCTGATCGACGAACAAATTGTATCACGGCCTGGATTCAGGCTGTTGCAGGGAATTAAAACCATTGGAGAAATCCTCTATCCTGACATCTTCGGCGCCCTGGATCCCAGGAACTCGGACGCCCTGATCCAGGAGAAGAGGAAAGCATTCTGA
- a CDS encoding ABC transporter ATP-binding protein, protein MEMIVQNLGFAYDQKPVLQDINLRLKPGYFYSILGPNGCGKTTLLDLLIRHHRADTGTIMLEKKSIHDFTQKQLARAIALVCQGYDINFPFTVKEIVMMGRHPHIARFARPGSEDVQIVDRIMERTGIKGLMNRRINRLSGGERQRCVVARALCQATPLLFLDEAFSSMDINHTLRLLNIVKTEVLKSNRTVVSVFHDINLAAAWSDSLVFMKQGRIIAAGQTDDVLDEEMVRQVFEVESRVEFNPYSRARQASFKAGYLE, encoded by the coding sequence ATGGAAATGATTGTTCAAAATCTGGGTTTCGCCTACGACCAGAAGCCGGTACTCCAGGACATCAACCTCAGGTTAAAGCCAGGATATTTTTATTCCATCCTCGGCCCCAACGGCTGCGGCAAGACCACACTGCTTGATCTGCTCATCCGCCACCACAGGGCCGATACCGGCACCATAATGCTCGAAAAAAAATCCATCCATGATTTCACACAAAAACAGCTTGCAAGGGCCATTGCCCTGGTCTGCCAGGGGTATGACATCAATTTCCCGTTCACCGTCAAAGAGATCGTGATGATGGGCCGGCATCCCCATATAGCAAGGTTTGCCCGGCCCGGCAGCGAGGATGTCCAGATAGTCGACAGAATCATGGAACGAACCGGCATCAAGGGACTCATGAACCGAAGAATCAACCGCCTGAGCGGCGGGGAACGCCAGCGATGTGTGGTGGCCCGGGCCCTTTGCCAGGCGACCCCCCTGCTCTTTCTGGACGAGGCCTTTTCCAGCATGGATATCAACCACACCCTGCGCCTGCTAAACATTGTAAAAACCGAGGTACTCAAATCCAACAGAACCGTTGTGTCGGTGTTCCATGACATCAACCTTGCTGCGGCCTGGTCTGACAGCCTTGTATTCATGAAGCAGGGCCGAATCATTGCCGCCGGTCAAACAGATGATGTTCTGGACGAGGAGATGGTGCGGCAGGTGTTTGAGGTGGAATCCCGGGTTGAGTTCAACCCCTATTCCAGGGCAAGGCAGGCCAGTTTCAAGGCGGGATACCTTGAATAA
- a CDS encoding FecCD family ABC transporter permease, with amino-acid sequence MLLFSFLLVGMVIASASMGYVDIGPSDLASLIKTEIFNDPGPVDATVKTIVMDVRLPRILVCAAVGGALALSGVLFQGILLNPLADPYTLGVSAGAAFGACVAILLSLGATLVSVPLSAFTGACLTLFAVMFLSFSGSNKGGGFSSNSLILSGIIVAAILSAGISFMKYLADDQVSAIIFWLMGSFASKTWGEVALTWTVLGAGLCISLFFARDLNLVCLGDRSATSLGVDTQRVTLILLVTGSLLAAVSVSVSGIIGFVGLLVPHMVRIITGPDHGRLIPVSILTGSLLLLGADTITRAVLPHEIPIGVLTALIGGPVFCWIFKKSQEI; translated from the coding sequence GTGCTCCTGTTCTCTTTTCTTCTAGTCGGGATGGTCATTGCTTCTGCATCCATGGGATATGTCGACATCGGGCCCTCAGATCTTGCGTCCCTGATCAAGACAGAAATCTTCAACGATCCAGGCCCTGTTGATGCCACGGTCAAAACCATTGTCATGGATGTCAGGCTTCCACGGATACTGGTGTGTGCCGCCGTTGGCGGCGCCCTTGCCCTGTCGGGCGTGCTGTTCCAGGGTATTCTCCTCAACCCCCTTGCCGATCCCTACACCCTGGGGGTTTCAGCCGGGGCTGCCTTTGGCGCCTGCGTTGCCATCCTCTTAAGTCTTGGGGCCACACTTGTGTCTGTGCCCCTCTCTGCCTTTACCGGTGCCTGTCTCACCCTTTTTGCCGTCATGTTTCTCTCATTTTCCGGCAGCAACAAAGGAGGGGGGTTTTCCTCGAACAGCCTGATCCTGTCGGGTATCATCGTTGCAGCTATCCTGTCGGCCGGGATCAGCTTCATGAAGTACCTTGCCGACGACCAGGTCTCTGCCATTATTTTCTGGCTCATGGGCAGCTTTGCATCAAAAACATGGGGCGAGGTGGCCTTGACCTGGACGGTTCTGGGTGCGGGACTGTGCATCTCGTTGTTCTTTGCAAGGGACCTCAACCTGGTCTGCCTGGGCGACCGTTCGGCCACCAGCCTGGGGGTTGATACCCAGCGGGTCACCCTGATTCTGCTCGTCACCGGCTCCCTTCTTGCGGCCGTATCCGTATCGGTTTCCGGCATCATCGGCTTTGTCGGGCTGCTGGTACCCCACATGGTAAGAATCATCACCGGACCGGACCATGGACGACTCATCCCCGTTTCCATACTCACAGGATCCCTGCTTCTGCTCGGTGCCGACACCATTACCCGGGCTGTTCTTCCCCACGAAATCCCCATTGGCGTGCTCACGGCCCTGATCGGAGGACCTGTCTTCTGCTGGATATTCAAAAAAAGCCAGGAGATATAG
- a CDS encoding glycosyltransferase family 4 protein, whose product MKILHLISQMPDMTGSGKYLQAVVNCARQSGHENFLVAGVQDNFTLAPGLIDPDCSLYVNFNTPALNFPIPGMSDVMPYPSRVFATLSPLELRSYEVAFKEKIAAAVHQFKPDLIHSHHLWQVSAFATEVAPAIPMVVSCHGTCLRQLALCPHLKEKPLELSQKVSGILALSRVQAQEIISTYPAARGKTHVVGAGFDQHLFFPVAKPTPPPVEILYAGKLCRAKGVPWLLKSLKPLGSLPWRLHLAGSGSGEEQRTCKELAAEFGDQVCLHGTLTHPELARLMGRTHLFVLPSFFEGLPLVLMEALASGCTIVTTALPGTCEVLSGITPGRVKFLNLPPLATVDTPHGSDLPRLEQALTRILARIIGDYLEQGVSDMPMNDRLTGEYTWEKVFEKIEAVYKKALKG is encoded by the coding sequence ATGAAAATTTTACACCTGATCAGCCAGATGCCGGATATGACTGGAAGTGGGAAATATCTCCAGGCGGTTGTCAACTGCGCCCGGCAGAGCGGCCATGAAAACTTTCTTGTGGCGGGCGTTCAGGATAATTTCACCCTGGCCCCTGGTCTGATAGACCCTGATTGCTCCCTTTATGTGAACTTCAACACCCCTGCACTTAACTTTCCCATTCCTGGAATGAGTGACGTCATGCCTTATCCCAGTCGGGTATTTGCAACCCTTTCACCATTGGAGCTTCGAAGTTATGAGGTGGCATTCAAAGAGAAAATTGCCGCAGCAGTCCATCAATTTAAGCCGGATTTGATTCACAGTCACCACCTGTGGCAGGTGTCGGCTTTTGCCACCGAGGTTGCACCCGCCATCCCCATGGTTGTCTCCTGCCATGGGACCTGTCTGAGGCAATTGGCCCTGTGTCCCCATTTAAAGGAAAAACCCCTTGAGCTTTCCCAAAAGGTCTCCGGTATCCTTGCCCTGAGCAGGGTCCAGGCCCAGGAGATCATTTCCACCTACCCGGCTGCCCGGGGAAAAACCCATGTGGTGGGTGCAGGGTTTGACCAGCATCTTTTTTTTCCGGTCGCAAAACCTACCCCTCCGCCAGTGGAGATTCTCTATGCGGGGAAACTGTGCCGGGCAAAGGGTGTACCCTGGCTTCTCAAGTCCCTTAAACCCCTGGGCTCACTGCCCTGGCGGCTGCACCTGGCCGGCAGCGGAAGTGGGGAGGAACAACGTACCTGCAAGGAACTTGCGGCTGAGTTCGGTGACCAGGTTTGTCTCCATGGAACCTTGACCCACCCTGAACTTGCCCGCCTCATGGGGCGTACCCATCTGTTTGTTTTGCCCTCATTTTTTGAAGGACTTCCCCTGGTGCTCATGGAGGCCCTTGCCTCTGGCTGCACAATCGTGACCACGGCCCTGCCCGGTACCTGTGAGGTACTCAGCGGGATAACCCCTGGCCGGGTGAAATTTTTGAATCTTCCGCCCCTTGCAACGGTGGATACACCCCATGGGTCGGACCTTCCCCGTCTGGAACAGGCCCTGACCCGGATTCTGGCCAGGATCATTGGGGATTATCTTGAACAAGGGGTATCGGACATGCCGATGAATGATCGCCTGACAGGGGAGTATACATGGGAGAAGGTGTTTGAAAAAATTGAAGCCGTTTACAAAAAGGCCCTTAAAGGGTGA